The genomic DNA CGCGTGATGGATCGCGTTTTCGAGCAGGTTTTGAAACACATGGCTCAGACGCTCGCGGTCCATTTTGACCGCGCAATCCAGCGCCGCGTGATTTTCGATGGCGACGCCGGCGCGCTCGGCGAGCGGCCGACACG from Burkholderiales bacterium includes the following:
- a CDS encoding HAMP domain-containing histidine kinase, which gives rise to MSACRPLAERAGVAIENHAALDCAVKMDRERLSHVFQNLLENAIHHA